In the genome of Acetobacter oryzifermentans, one region contains:
- a CDS encoding glycosyltransferase family 2 protein translates to MPSGFSPAFSVVVPCYNEQEVLPIFHQRLSAVMEGIGAPWEVVYVNDGSRDQTLAGMYALAEQDGRVSVVNLSRNFGKEIALTAGLDHARGTRGIIVIDADLQDPPEVIADLVAAWTDDVDTVYARRNTREGETIPKRLTAWMFYRVMKRLGNKVVIPPDTGDFRLMSRRLVDSLLLLRERHRFMKGLFAWVGFPSRAVLYDRAPRSAGKSSFNYWSLWNFALEGITSFSVLPLQLSTYMGLGISILAVCYGIWIVGCTLLFGNRVAGYPSLMAVILFLGGIQLMTVGLIGEYVGRIFNETKKRPLYLVEAYRPAQEKEHTAQP, encoded by the coding sequence TTGCCATCTGGTTTTTCGCCAGCGTTTAGCGTGGTTGTGCCCTGTTATAATGAACAGGAAGTTCTGCCAATTTTTCACCAGCGGCTATCTGCCGTTATGGAAGGGATTGGTGCGCCGTGGGAGGTTGTTTACGTAAACGATGGCTCGCGGGATCAAACGTTGGCTGGCATGTATGCTCTGGCAGAGCAGGATGGGCGCGTAAGTGTTGTGAACCTTTCCCGCAATTTTGGTAAGGAAATTGCTCTAACAGCAGGGTTGGATCATGCACGGGGTACGCGCGGCATTATTGTAATTGATGCCGATTTACAGGATCCACCAGAAGTTATTGCCGATCTGGTAGCCGCATGGACAGATGATGTAGATACCGTTTACGCCCGCCGCAACACGCGGGAAGGGGAGACTATTCCCAAACGGCTGACAGCATGGATGTTCTACCGTGTCATGAAGCGGCTAGGCAACAAAGTGGTTATTCCGCCAGATACAGGGGATTTCCGGCTGATGAGCCGCAGGCTGGTGGATAGTCTGTTGCTACTGCGTGAACGGCACAGGTTTATGAAAGGGCTGTTTGCTTGGGTTGGCTTTCCATCCCGCGCCGTTCTGTATGATCGTGCCCCACGTTCTGCGGGTAAGAGCAGTTTTAATTACTGGTCTTTGTGGAACTTCGCGCTGGAGGGAATCACCTCGTTTTCTGTGCTGCCGCTTCAGTTAAGCACATATATGGGGCTTGGTATTTCCATACTGGCTGTGTGCTACGGTATCTGGATTGTTGGGTGCACCCTGTTATTTGGTAACCGGGTGGCGGGTTACCCCAGCCTTATGGCGGTTATCCTGTTTTTAGGCGGTATCCAGCTTATGACAGTTGGCTTGATAGGCGAATATGTGGGCCGTATTTTTAACGAAACCAAAAAACGCCCGCTTTATCTGGTAGAAGCCTATCGCCCGGCGCAGGAAAAAGAGCATACGGCCCAACCCTAA
- a CDS encoding glycosyltransferase family 2 protein: protein MATQEILKENVKDAPMVLQNIIFPALQSVIPEDLYFRALNEKVELFRAAPETLSFHAGGRAAFDTYFNGITVERWRELCAIENLSLTLEGKGKFIVRFGLHQLGLPHRWLFEHTVELEEGAPVSLDLPFWAGLERGLLYMWVEALEDGYLRGGNVSTTQQPVRDARMAIVITHFNRKPHLLPALQKLEAGLKNAPQWKDRVQVIVVDNSQNVTPDEAGSALVIPNRNLGGAGGFTRGLLYAKDHGFTHCLFMDDDASCDFEAVCRAYMLLSYSTEDRAAIVGSQLRETVPWQLHEAGARFVKGRWIARKHMLDMRNIHHLLLSEMDDSAANYGGWWFFAFPISAVRHFPYPFFVRGDDAEFSLQNKFPLVTMNGICSMAEDFSVKESPMTRYLGLRATMVLMMLNGEEKSKPYLDVFLVWFRGVLFSYNYASAKALIMAMKHVMEGPEFFVRNMDMANVRAQIGALTPSEKMVPYDLKDIEVLHHHHHDGRIRRLARLVTLNGTLLPAVLMRDDVRFQFKDFNAAFRDIFRFKHVLYYHEATRTGYVATQNRKLFFELWKEGLAVCAKFARAMPALQQAYVKALPNMTTEDFWRHVYKNELTTEEKKS from the coding sequence ATGGCCACGCAAGAAATATTAAAAGAAAATGTAAAGGATGCGCCTATGGTGCTCCAGAACATTATTTTTCCGGCTCTTCAGTCCGTTATCCCTGAAGATCTGTATTTTCGGGCTCTGAATGAAAAGGTTGAGCTTTTTCGTGCTGCGCCAGAAACACTTTCATTTCATGCGGGCGGGCGGGCTGCCTTTGATACATACTTTAATGGCATTACCGTTGAACGGTGGCGTGAACTCTGTGCCATTGAGAACCTGAGCCTGACGCTGGAAGGCAAAGGCAAGTTTATTGTCCGCTTTGGGCTGCATCAGCTAGGCCTGCCCCACCGGTGGTTGTTTGAACACACAGTGGAACTGGAAGAAGGCGCACCGGTCTCTCTGGATCTGCCATTCTGGGCTGGTCTGGAACGCGGCCTGCTTTATATGTGGGTGGAAGCGCTGGAAGATGGTTACCTGCGCGGCGGCAATGTTTCCACCACACAGCAGCCAGTGCGAGATGCCCGCATGGCTATTGTTATCACACACTTTAACCGTAAACCGCACCTGCTCCCTGCCCTGCAAAAGCTTGAAGCTGGCCTGAAGAATGCACCACAGTGGAAAGACCGGGTGCAGGTTATTGTGGTCGATAACTCTCAAAACGTCACACCTGATGAAGCCGGAAGCGCGCTGGTTATACCTAACCGGAATCTGGGTGGCGCTGGCGGCTTTACCCGCGGGTTGCTGTACGCAAAAGACCACGGCTTTACGCACTGCCTGTTCATGGATGATGATGCTAGCTGTGACTTTGAGGCCGTTTGCCGTGCCTACATGCTGCTGAGCTACAGCACGGAAGATCGCGCTGCCATTGTAGGCAGCCAGCTTCGTGAAACTGTGCCTTGGCAGCTGCACGAAGCCGGAGCGCGTTTTGTAAAAGGCCGGTGGATTGCCCGTAAACACATGCTGGACATGCGCAATATCCACCACCTTTTGCTTTCAGAAATGGATGATTCCGCCGCCAACTACGGCGGCTGGTGGTTCTTTGCCTTTCCCATTTCTGCCGTGCGCCACTTCCCCTACCCCTTCTTTGTGCGCGGGGATGACGCGGAATTCTCGCTCCAGAACAAATTCCCGCTGGTAACGATGAACGGCATCTGCTCCATGGCAGAAGACTTCAGCGTCAAGGAAAGCCCGATGACGCGGTATCTGGGCCTGCGCGCGACCATGGTACTGATGATGCTGAATGGAGAAGAAAAGTCCAAACCATATCTGGATGTTTTTCTGGTCTGGTTCCGTGGTGTTCTGTTCTCCTACAATTACGCCAGCGCCAAAGCGTTAATCATGGCCATGAAGCACGTGATGGAGGGGCCTGAATTCTTTGTGCGCAACATGGATATGGCTAACGTACGTGCCCAGATTGGCGCCCTGACACCCAGTGAAAAAATGGTGCCTTATGATCTGAAAGATATTGAGGTTCTGCACCATCATCATCACGATGGACGTATCCGACGCCTGGCACGGCTTGTCACTCTCAACGGTACACTTCTGCCAGCCGTATTGATGCGGGATGATGTGCGCTTCCAGTTCAAAGACTTTAACGCGGCTTTCCGTGATATCTTCCGTTTTAAACACGTGCTTTACTATCACGAAGCCACGCGCACGGGTTATGTCGCCACTCAGAACAGAAAACTGTTTTTCGAGCTCTGGAAAGAAGGGTTGGCAGTGTGTGCAAAATTTGCGCGCGCCATGCCTGCCCTGCAACAAGCTTATGTCAAAGCGCTGCCAAATATGACAACTGAAGATTTCTGGCGCCATGTTTACAAAAATGAACTGACAACAGAAGAAAAAAAGAGCTGA
- the glf gene encoding UDP-galactopyranose mutase — translation MTFCVVGAGFSGAVIARHLAERGHKVVVVDERSHIGGNCYTERDAETGVMVHKYGPHIFHTADERTWAYVQKFGTFKPYVNRVKAISNEHVYTLPVNLLTINQFFGTTMGPKEARTFIESKADKSITNPQSFEEQALSMIGPDLYRAFFYGYTRKQWGLEPTQLPASILKRLPLRFNYDDNYFNHPYQGMPEEGYTAIVQNILNVEGIDVRLGSSFESLKEDFQHVFYTGPIDRYFGFRLGRLGYRTLDFERFVDDGDHQGTAVINYCNEEVPYTRISEHKHFAPWEQDKFSKTVCFREYSRLAGENDIPYYPIRLVNEKKMLESYIELARAEKGVSFMGRLGTYRYLDMDVTIKEALAACDVIDTALQASELSLPAFFVDPT, via the coding sequence ATGACATTTTGTGTTGTGGGCGCTGGATTTAGTGGTGCCGTTATTGCCCGTCATCTGGCAGAGCGCGGTCATAAAGTGGTGGTCGTGGATGAACGCTCCCATATTGGTGGGAATTGTTACACGGAGCGTGATGCTGAAACCGGTGTTATGGTGCATAAATATGGGCCTCATATTTTCCACACCGCAGATGAGCGTACATGGGCTTACGTGCAGAAATTTGGCACGTTCAAGCCTTATGTAAACCGTGTGAAAGCCATTTCTAACGAGCACGTCTATACGCTGCCTGTTAACCTGCTGACCATTAACCAGTTCTTCGGTACTACAATGGGGCCGAAGGAAGCGCGTACTTTTATTGAAAGCAAAGCGGATAAAAGCATTACTAACCCTCAGTCCTTTGAAGAACAGGCACTGAGCATGATTGGCCCGGATCTGTATCGGGCATTCTTTTATGGATATACGCGCAAGCAGTGGGGGCTAGAGCCTACGCAGCTTCCGGCTTCCATTCTCAAGCGCCTGCCTTTGCGCTTCAATTATGATGATAACTATTTCAACCATCCGTATCAGGGCATGCCAGAAGAAGGTTATACTGCCATTGTGCAGAATATCCTGAACGTTGAAGGCATTGATGTCCGGTTGGGCAGTTCTTTTGAAAGCCTGAAAGAAGATTTTCAGCACGTATTCTATACGGGGCCGATTGATCGGTATTTTGGTTTCCGTCTGGGCCGCCTAGGGTACAGAACGCTGGATTTTGAACGCTTTGTAGATGATGGCGATCATCAGGGCACCGCGGTTATCAACTACTGTAATGAAGAAGTGCCTTATACGCGTATTTCTGAACACAAACACTTTGCCCCGTGGGAACAGGACAAGTTCTCCAAAACGGTTTGTTTCCGTGAATACAGTCGTCTGGCGGGTGAAAACGATATTCCTTACTACCCGATCCGGTTGGTAAACGAAAAGAAGATGCTCGAAAGCTATATCGAGCTGGCACGTGCAGAAAAAGGCGTGTCCTTTATGGGGCGTTTGGGCACGTACCGTTATCTGGATATGGATGTTACCATCAAGGAAGCGCTGGCTGCGTGCGATGTGATCGACACGGCATTGCAGGCTTCGGAACTTTCACTTCCTGCGTTTTTTGTTGATCCTACCTGA
- a CDS encoding DUF4422 domain-containing protein, producing MKVTIYTACHDNFQNPIDNIYTPMLCGKKNKNIVTNFMGDDTGQNISDLNYCFCELTALYWMWKNDKTSDIVGLSHYRRFFAKKTYGNNLFYKTPSNPDEKIEREEIAAGNDFDYLMGDVDLVVSLKQDVGNVLHNYRLYHNIDDMFLVERMIQRLHPEYMDAYRFFMREECAIYRYNMFVGKKAVVDRYCEWLFSILLPLADLKFFNNYTDYQKRIFGFISERIMGVWLLHNRDKLLIEERPVVEFL from the coding sequence ATGAAAGTAACAATATACACCGCTTGCCATGATAACTTTCAAAATCCTATTGATAATATTTATACTCCAATGTTATGTGGGAAAAAGAATAAGAATATAGTAACAAATTTCATGGGTGATGATACAGGGCAAAATATATCTGATCTCAATTACTGCTTCTGTGAATTAACAGCCTTATATTGGATGTGGAAAAATGACAAAACGTCCGACATTGTTGGATTGAGTCATTATCGACGTTTTTTTGCAAAAAAAACGTATGGAAATAATCTGTTTTATAAGACCCCGTCTAATCCAGATGAAAAGATTGAAAGAGAAGAAATAGCCGCAGGGAATGATTTTGACTACCTTATGGGTGATGTCGATCTTGTGGTTTCTTTGAAGCAGGATGTAGGGAACGTTTTACATAACTATAGATTGTACCATAATATTGATGACATGTTCCTTGTTGAAAGAATGATACAAAGATTGCACCCAGAATATATGGATGCGTATAGATTTTTCATGAGAGAGGAGTGTGCTATTTACCGATACAACATGTTTGTTGGTAAGAAAGCTGTTGTTGATAGATACTGTGAATGGCTTTTCTCAATACTTCTTCCTTTGGCTGATTTGAAATTTTTCAATAATTATACTGATTATCAGAAAAGAATTTTTGGCTTTATTTCGGAAAGAATTATGGGCGTCTGGTTGCTGCATAATAGGGACAAGCTCTTAATTGAGGAACGTCCTGTTGTTGAATTTCTTTAA
- a CDS encoding glycosyltransferase family 2 protein, protein MLTVLHRLILPTEGLEQCDAMYARPALPERVADTSSSAFRLKMGQAFTFDTFYNAFSVKKWKQAGGVSRLLLSLHIRGQGEVTLFHRSKADVVTPLWSKEIEGEIRCAEEISAWPTLSEGLLYCSVTAQSECTVEAVYFATSSPMVQVPQLGVVITHFNRQQYVRNSIQRVQKALLQDTAYQDVIHFIVIDNSANLDPAEVPGAKVIKNHNYGGSGGFARGLLYLHEQGTFTHCLFMDDDISCEVEAIRRCYAMLAYSVDRHIGLAGTLLDDQRPWSVQEKGAEFSEGVFRPLHKGEDVRPIENLLNLEQDTGKPVYGGWWFFAFRLDAVSAYPFPFFVRGDDALFGLMNRFNIVTVNGVACFSEHFLSKESAFTRYLGMRASLAIYLMVGQGRALPAVKMMGLAFLWCALSCRYQSAQAILLAFQDVSQGADFWRHNLDFMPLAKRIQKEAVQCKEPAYFQSHPFHYEGQLETKLRRCVRLMSLNGHLLPGWALYKKPVYVGEYTSGLLGLTFRHQRIVYRKYESSDIFEVELNRFRLLALTWAFFKTSIIFILKTPFLRKSYRSKLSTLCSRNFWISVYK, encoded by the coding sequence ATGCTTACGGTTTTGCATCGTCTTATCTTGCCAACTGAAGGGCTGGAGCAATGCGATGCAATGTACGCACGTCCTGCGCTGCCAGAGCGTGTGGCTGATACATCTTCCTCAGCCTTTCGGCTAAAGATGGGGCAGGCATTTACTTTTGATACATTTTACAATGCGTTTTCCGTAAAAAAGTGGAAACAGGCTGGTGGTGTAAGTCGCCTGCTGTTGAGCTTGCATATACGCGGGCAAGGTGAGGTAACGCTTTTTCATCGTTCCAAGGCAGATGTTGTCACACCTCTTTGGAGCAAAGAAATTGAGGGCGAAATACGATGCGCAGAGGAAATATCAGCGTGGCCTACATTATCTGAAGGCCTGCTGTATTGTAGTGTAACGGCTCAGTCAGAGTGCACGGTAGAGGCCGTATATTTTGCAACATCCTCGCCCATGGTGCAGGTGCCGCAGTTGGGTGTTGTCATCACGCATTTTAACCGGCAGCAATATGTGCGTAATTCCATCCAGCGGGTGCAAAAAGCGCTTTTGCAAGACACTGCCTATCAGGATGTGATTCATTTTATTGTTATAGATAATTCAGCCAACCTTGATCCGGCGGAGGTGCCGGGGGCCAAGGTTATCAAAAATCATAATTACGGCGGCAGCGGTGGTTTTGCGCGCGGCCTTTTATATCTGCATGAGCAAGGCACCTTTACCCACTGTCTGTTCATGGATGATGATATTTCCTGCGAGGTTGAAGCTATACGGCGTTGCTACGCTATGTTGGCTTACAGTGTAGATAGGCACATCGGTTTGGCAGGTACATTGCTGGACGATCAAAGGCCATGGAGTGTGCAGGAAAAAGGTGCTGAATTCTCTGAGGGGGTGTTTCGTCCTTTACATAAAGGCGAAGACGTTAGGCCTATAGAAAATCTGCTGAATCTGGAGCAGGATACAGGCAAGCCCGTTTATGGTGGATGGTGGTTTTTTGCGTTCAGGCTAGATGCCGTATCAGCCTATCCATTTCCCTTTTTTGTGAGAGGAGATGATGCGCTTTTTGGCCTGATGAACCGTTTTAATATTGTTACGGTAAATGGCGTTGCCTGTTTTTCTGAACACTTTTTGAGCAAGGAAAGTGCTTTTACCCGTTACTTGGGTATGCGGGCATCCTTGGCTATCTACCTTATGGTGGGGCAAGGGCGCGCATTACCGGCTGTAAAAATGATGGGGCTCGCTTTTTTATGGTGTGCGTTGTCATGCAGGTATCAAAGTGCGCAGGCTATTTTGCTGGCATTTCAAGATGTAAGCCAAGGGGCTGATTTCTGGCGGCACAATCTGGATTTTATGCCCCTTGCCAAGCGTATCCAAAAAGAAGCTGTGCAATGTAAAGAACCTGCATATTTTCAATCACATCCGTTTCATTATGAAGGACAATTAGAAACAAAATTGAGGAGATGTGTGAGGCTCATGAGTTTAAATGGGCATCTTCTGCCAGGATGGGCTTTATATAAAAAACCGGTATATGTAGGAGAATACACGAGCGGGTTACTGGGGCTGACATTCAGACATCAGCGCATTGTTTATCGTAAATATGAAAGTTCAGATATTTTTGAGGTGGAACTTAACAGGTTCCGATTGTTGGCTCTTACATGGGCTTTTTTCAAAACAAGTATTATATTTATTTTGAAGACACCGTTTTTGAGAAAGTCGTATAGAAGTAAACTATCTACATTATGCAGTCGAAATTTTTGGATATCTGTTTATAAATAA
- a CDS encoding ETC complex I subunit, with translation MPARIYRQSKPAGQSGFAGTREWVFEYGQSAPRKQSALMGWTGSADPQSQIHLYFDSREAAEAYAQREHIAYVVEETAPRMRRPKVYADNFRYDRIQNWTH, from the coding sequence ATGCCAGCGCGTATTTATAGGCAGTCAAAGCCTGCTGGTCAGTCAGGTTTTGCTGGCACTAGAGAGTGGGTTTTTGAATACGGTCAATCTGCTCCACGTAAGCAGAGCGCCCTTATGGGGTGGACTGGTAGCGCAGACCCACAATCTCAAATACATTTGTATTTTGATAGCCGTGAGGCTGCGGAAGCTTATGCGCAACGCGAACACATTGCGTATGTGGTGGAAGAAACAGCACCGCGTATGCGTCGCCCCAAAGTATATGCAGATAACTTCCGTTATGATCGCATCCAAAACTGGACGCATTGA
- the gpt gene encoding xanthine phosphoribosyltransferase produces the protein MAVNYATVTWDQLHRDARALAEALMPKMPIKGIVAVTRGGLIPAAIAARELGCRLIETISVVTYDEENMGKPQIIKEPVAAGDGEGFLIIDDLVDSGVTARVVREKLPKAYFACLYAKPAGKELTDLFITEVPQDTWVLFPWDTAPLFVPPLAKSKKSMVD, from the coding sequence ATGGCTGTGAATTATGCCACGGTAACATGGGATCAGTTGCATCGTGATGCACGTGCGTTAGCAGAGGCGCTGATGCCTAAAATGCCCATTAAAGGCATTGTGGCGGTAACACGCGGAGGGTTGATTCCCGCAGCTATTGCCGCGCGTGAACTAGGGTGCCGTCTGATAGAAACCATTTCTGTCGTGACGTATGATGAAGAAAATATGGGCAAGCCCCAGATTATTAAGGAACCTGTTGCCGCCGGTGATGGAGAAGGTTTCCTGATTATTGATGATCTGGTTGATTCTGGTGTGACGGCGCGTGTGGTGCGTGAAAAACTGCCCAAAGCTTATTTTGCATGCCTGTATGCCAAGCCTGCAGGCAAGGAACTGACAGATCTGTTTATTACAGAAGTGCCGCAGGATACCTGGGTTTTGTTCCCGTGGGATACGGCGCCTTTGTTTGTGCCACCGCTGGCAAAAAGCAAAAAAAGCATGGTTGACTGA
- a CDS encoding glycosyltransferase family 4 protein: protein MKRIWMDVEDLFAFAQAGARLTGIQRVVLEICAAFMVDPRMAGHIGFVQHTIQGTGFVVVSWAQVQAVWQALSGQGAGQPERMQIRSLSTSHLTNQSLLQKCGQHVPVSVRVPAGKLIRNTQSAMQAGGMLVRGLWELASHNLHKKDDFSAQEQAFSPQKGDILLSLGASWSHAMYQKLLRQCRQQYGMRIGVLVHDLVPLLWPEWCQPGLPAVFRRWYEQVVPECDVIFANSESTQKDVLSYAQRSGKPLSVPVIVVPMGCGFSKADPASAPPSVQEHIKQLGPYVLCAGTLEVRKNHALLVRVWRRLLQERPANTVPKLVIAGGRGWLVDDLLQQLENSAWLNGHVVWVDRPSDSCMAQLYKQARFTIFPSFYEGWGLPVTESLHWGKPCLTSAASSLPEAGMGLTEMFDPDNASQALELVRNVLDQPQRLAAMEQQIKTRFRPIGWSRAAETLWQTVM, encoded by the coding sequence ATGAAGCGTATCTGGATGGATGTGGAAGATCTGTTTGCCTTTGCACAAGCAGGTGCACGGCTTACGGGTATTCAACGCGTTGTGCTGGAAATTTGTGCAGCTTTTATGGTTGATCCGCGTATGGCTGGCCACATTGGTTTTGTGCAGCACACTATTCAGGGTACAGGCTTTGTGGTGGTGTCTTGGGCGCAGGTGCAGGCGGTTTGGCAAGCCCTGAGTGGGCAGGGGGCTGGGCAACCAGAACGCATGCAGATACGCAGCCTTTCTACTTCACACCTTACAAACCAAAGTTTGCTTCAAAAATGTGGGCAGCATGTGCCAGTTTCTGTACGCGTTCCTGCTGGTAAGCTGATCAGAAATACCCAGAGTGCGATGCAGGCAGGAGGAATGCTTGTGCGCGGCTTATGGGAACTGGCTTCTCATAATTTGCACAAAAAAGATGATTTTAGTGCACAGGAACAGGCTTTTTCTCCTCAAAAGGGGGATATCCTGCTTTCGCTGGGGGCATCATGGTCTCATGCCATGTATCAAAAACTGTTGCGACAGTGTCGGCAGCAATACGGCATGCGTATTGGGGTTTTGGTGCATGATCTGGTGCCGCTTTTGTGGCCAGAATGGTGCCAGCCCGGTTTGCCTGCTGTATTTCGGCGTTGGTATGAGCAGGTTGTGCCGGAATGCGATGTTATTTTTGCGAATTCCGAATCTACCCAAAAAGATGTGTTGTCTTATGCACAACGCAGCGGCAAGCCGCTTTCTGTTCCCGTTATTGTAGTGCCTATGGGGTGCGGGTTTTCTAAGGCAGATCCGGCAAGCGCCCCTCCTTCTGTTCAAGAGCACATAAAGCAGTTGGGGCCTTATGTTTTATGTGCTGGCACGTTGGAAGTGCGTAAAAATCACGCGCTTTTAGTAAGAGTATGGCGGCGGTTGTTGCAGGAACGGCCAGCCAATACCGTACCGAAGCTGGTGATTGCTGGCGGGCGGGGATGGCTGGTGGACGATCTGTTGCAGCAGCTTGAAAATAGCGCGTGGCTGAATGGGCACGTTGTGTGGGTAGATCGACCATCTGATAGCTGTATGGCGCAGCTTTATAAGCAGGCGCGGTTTACAATTTTTCCTTCATTTTATGAAGGCTGGGGCCTGCCAGTGACAGAAAGCCTACATTGGGGAAAGCCCTGCCTGACGTCTGCTGCGTCTTCCCTGCCAGAAGCAGGGATGGGGCTGACAGAAATGTTTGACCCTGATAACGCATCGCAGGCATTGGAGCTTGTACGTAACGTTCTGGATCAGCCGCAGCGCCTGGCAGCTATGGAGCAACAGATAAAGACACGTTTTCGGCCCATAGGTTGGAGCCGAGCCGCCGAGACTTTGTGGCAAACAGTCATGTAA
- the upp gene encoding uracil phosphoribosyltransferase — protein MIIEGCMTSHAVTPLPPLVLDHPLIKHKLTHLRRAETSTAGFRRLVRELSLLMCYEATRELPLEPVEIQTPLEPMMGEQLAGPDVCFISILRAGNGLLDGMLDLVPFAPVGHIGLYRDPETLEAVEYYLKLPSQVSSRRCIVVDPMLATGHSAAAAITRLKEKGARKLLFTCLLSTPEGIACLQKAHPDVQIMTCSIDRGLDEHSYIVPGLGDAGDRLFGTR, from the coding sequence ATGATTATAGAGGGTTGCATGACAAGTCATGCTGTTACTCCCCTCCCTCCTCTTGTGCTGGATCATCCGCTTATCAAGCACAAATTGACCCATTTGCGGCGCGCAGAAACCTCTACTGCCGGTTTTCGTCGGCTTGTGCGCGAACTAAGCTTGCTGATGTGCTACGAAGCCACTCGCGAGTTGCCACTAGAGCCAGTAGAAATCCAAACGCCTCTGGAACCCATGATGGGTGAACAACTGGCTGGGCCAGATGTGTGCTTTATTTCCATCCTGCGTGCTGGCAATGGGCTTTTAGATGGCATGCTGGACTTGGTGCCATTTGCACCGGTTGGCCATATTGGTTTGTACCGTGACCCCGAAACACTGGAAGCTGTAGAATATTATCTTAAGCTTCCCTCTCAGGTTTCTTCCCGCCGCTGTATTGTTGTTGATCCCATGTTGGCTACAGGGCACAGCGCGGCAGCCGCCATTACGCGGTTGAAGGAAAAAGGAGCACGCAAGCTACTGTTTACCTGCCTGCTTTCTACCCCAGAAGGCATTGCCTGCTTGCAAAAAGCGCATCCAGACGTGCAGATTATGACATGTTCTATTGATCGCGGTTTGGATGAACACAGTTACATCGTTCCCGGCTTGGGTGATGCTGGTGATCGCCTTTTTGGCACACGTTAA
- a CDS encoding UDP-glucose dehydrogenase family protein translates to MGELLVRIAMIGGGYVGLVSGACFAEFGLHVAVVETNPDRLSALREGRIPIYEPGLDVLVETNARAGRLTFGDDIAQAVAGAEAVFIAVGTPPRNGDGAADLQYVHAAARQIAQALTGYAVIVTKSTVPVGSSRRIAEIIRATRPDLDFDVASNPEFLREGSAIDDCMRPDRVIIGLDQKQPERARRAEAVMQRVYKPLKKIDAPLVFTGLETAELTKYASNSFLAMKISFINEMADLCEKLGANVQELAYGMGLDDRIGSRFLNAGPGYGGSCFPKDTLALSRIAQEAQSGCRLVETTVQVNEARKAAMAGRIIAACGGSVNNKTVAVLGLTFKPETDDMRESASIPILHRLAEGGARLQAYDPVGMDAAKSLLPPETTYCENALATAQDADVLVVLTEWEQFRSISPDALAQRMRNKIIVDLRNIFDPAVMRESGFSYLSVGRP, encoded by the coding sequence ATGGGAGAGTTGCTCGTGCGTATAGCCATGATTGGTGGCGGATATGTTGGACTGGTTTCCGGCGCATGTTTTGCTGAATTTGGGCTGCATGTTGCTGTGGTGGAAACAAATCCAGACCGCCTTTCTGCTTTGCGCGAAGGTCGTATCCCTATTTATGAACCGGGCTTGGATGTGTTGGTTGAAACCAATGCACGTGCCGGACGCCTGACTTTTGGGGATGATATTGCACAGGCTGTTGCTGGCGCAGAGGCTGTTTTTATTGCCGTGGGCACGCCGCCACGGAATGGGGATGGTGCAGCAGATCTGCAATATGTACACGCAGCGGCCCGGCAGATTGCACAAGCTCTTACCGGCTATGCCGTTATTGTCACCAAATCCACAGTGCCAGTGGGCAGTAGCCGTAGAATAGCTGAAATTATTCGCGCCACCCGCCCGGATCTGGATTTTGATGTAGCCTCCAATCCTGAGTTCCTGCGTGAGGGCAGCGCTATTGATGATTGTATGCGCCCAGATCGGGTTATCATCGGGTTGGATCAAAAACAGCCAGAACGCGCACGCCGTGCCGAAGCTGTTATGCAGCGGGTTTATAAGCCGCTGAAGAAAATTGATGCACCATTGGTCTTTACCGGTCTGGAAACGGCAGAGCTGACCAAATATGCGTCCAACTCCTTTTTGGCCATGAAGATTTCTTTCATTAATGAAATGGCCGATCTGTGTGAAAAATTAGGGGCCAACGTGCAGGAGCTGGCTTACGGAATGGGGCTGGATGATCGTATTGGCAGCCGCTTTTTAAATGCTGGCCCCGGTTATGGTGGTTCCTGCTTCCCCAAAGATACGCTGGCTCTTTCCCGCATCGCGCAGGAAGCCCAAAGCGGGTGTCGTTTAGTAGAAACCACAGTGCAGGTGAATGAGGCTCGTAAAGCTGCCATGGCGGGCCGCATTATTGCGGCGTGTGGTGGTTCGGTAAACAATAAGACCGTGGCTGTACTGGGCCTGACCTTCAAGCCTGAAACAGATGATATGCGGGAATCAGCTTCCATTCCCATTTTGCACCGTTTGGCTGAGGGCGGGGCACGCTTGCAGGCTTATGATCCGGTTGGCATGGATGCCGCCAAATCTCTTTTGCCACCAGAAACAACATACTGTGAAAATGCGTTGGCAACCGCACAGGATGCTGACGTTTTGGTGGTTTTAACAGAGTGGGAGCAGTTCCGATCCATTTCACCAGATGCTTTGGCGCAACGTATGCGAAATAAAATTATTGTAGATTTGCGCAATATTTTTGATCCTGCTGTTATGCGTGAATCTGGTTTTTCGTATCTGTCTGTTGGGCGTCCGTAA